A stretch of DNA from Mycobacterium senriense:
CGATAATCACAGCCGCACAACGGATTTCGCGACTGTCTGACCTGCGGCTGAATTCGCCGCCGGTCCGGTCAATCCCAGTTCTGCGGTAGTCCGAAGGTTTCGTTGAGCCCTTGCCGTCCGGCGTCGGTGAGCACAACTGCCCGGCGTTGATTGATGTGACGGATCCAGTCCAGTTCGAACAGGCGTCGGGTAAGCGCGGCTCCGAGCGCTCCGGCGAGGTGGTGGCGTTGTTCGGACCAGTCCACGCAGTAGCGGATCATGGACTTGCTGTGGCTAAGGTCGGCCAGGTCTATACCGAAGGCGCTGAAGGTGTCTCGCCCTTTTGCGGTGAGCCGGTAAGTCAGGTCGGTTCCGGGAGCCGACAGTCGGTCGGCGGCGGCCTCGTCGGGGTGATGGCGTCCGTCGCCGCCCACGAGCAGGTCCTGGTCGAGCAGCGCACTCAGGATCGCAACTCCCAGCCGCCCTGCCAGGTGGTTGTAGCAAGTGCGGGCGCGGCGCAGCGCGTGCGCACGGGTCCCTTGACGCAGGGAGCGGATCGGCTCGGGCGCAGAGATCCTGGCGAGTGCCTCTAGAGCTTCCGCGACGGGCGGGCCGGCCAGACGGAAATAGCGGCCACGGCCTTGACGGTTCACGGTGAGCAGCCCGGCGTCGACGAGCTGGGCAAGATGTTCGCTGGCTGTCGACGCCGCCACCCCAGCTTCGGCAGCCAGCACGCTGGCCGGCAGTGCGCGGCCATCGAGTAACGCCATCAACACCCGGGCACGAGCACGC
This window harbors:
- a CDS encoding ArsR/SmtB family transcription factor, which translates into the protein MSAAYRGGMSSDPAITTAAGHGGDADIGGVAALIGERARARVLMALLDGRALPASVLAAEAGVAASTASEHLAQLVDAGLLTVNRQGRGRYFRLAGPPVAEALEALARISAPEPIRSLRQGTRAHALRRARTCYNHLAGRLGVAILSALLDQDLLVGGDGRHHPDEAAADRLSAPGTDLTYRLTAKGRDTFSAFGIDLADLSHSKSMIRYCVDWSEQRHHLAGALGAALTRRLFELDWIRHINQRRAVVLTDAGRQGLNETFGLPQNWD